Genomic DNA from Deltaproteobacteria bacterium:
CCGGCTGCCGGCGCGCCGTCGTCATCGTCGTCGCCCTTCGCGCCCTCGTCGCCGGTCGCCGCGGGTTTTGGCTCGCTGTCCCCTCCCTCGCCGCCGGCCTTCGCGGGTTCGCCATCGTCTTGATCCGACGCGGTCGCCCGCGCTCCGCCGGCCGGGGTGGCCCCGCCGCCGACTTTGTCGCTCGCCGCCGCGGCGGCAGCCAGCTGCGCGGTGTCCGCTCCAGGCTTGTCGCCGCTTTTGAGGATCACGAGCACCAGCACGACCGCGACGATCGCGAGCACGCCGATCAAGCCGATGAGCGCATACAACAGCTTGTTGTTGCCGGCAGGCGTCGCGGTCGGCAGCAACACCGCCGCGCCCCCCTCGAACCCGCCCGTGTTGAACACCGGGAGATCGTCGGGCGCGCTCGCCGCCGCAGAGGGGCCGGCCGAACCCGCCGCTTGCTTCTCGCCGAGGTACACCTGCGCCATCGACCGGATGTCGATCAGCCCCGAGCCTTCCTGCCCGCCGGACTGGGCGTACCCCGGCTGGGCGCCACCGCTCGCGGCGGGGGCCGGCCCCGCCTTCGGCGCGTCGGCCGCGAGCGACGCCAGGTTGCTGAGGGAAAACAGCACGGAGTTTTCGTTGCGCTGCCCGGTGAGCGAGGTCGGTCCGACCGGCGCCGGCTCGGCGGCCGGCTCGGCGCCGCCGAACAGCCCGCCGCCCGCATCCGCCGCGGCGCCATCGCCGCCGAACAGGCCGCCGCCGGCGTCGGCGTAGTCCGGCTCGGCCGCGCTCGGTGCCGCCGCGGCCGAGAACAGATCCCCCGGATCGCCCGCGGCAGCCGGCTCATCGTACCCGCCGCCGATGCCGAACATGCCGGCGACCTCCGGGTCGGGCGGCGGGTGTCCATCGTCGTGCAGTCCGGCGACCGCCGCCGCGCCGCTGCTCACCTCGCCGGAGGCGGCCATCGTGCCCGCCCCCACGACGCCGGCGAACTCCTCGACCGCGGCAAGCCGCTGCCAGTCGCCGAACCCCTCGCGCCAGATGTACGAGTCGGCGGTGACCTCGCCGCGCTCGAGGCGTTCGAGCACCTCGTCGCGCGTGAGCGGTCCGACCTGCTCCTGGTCGATCACCACGTGCCACACGGCGCCTCCCGAGGCGGCCGCCGCCATCGCTGCCGCTGCCTCGCTCGGGCTGTCGTACCCCGAGTAGTCGAACACCTGCGTCTCCTTGTCGTCGACCGGCGCCGGCTCCGCCGCACCGCGCACGACGATGATGTGGCTGCACTTCTTACATTTGATCTTGAAGACCTTGCCGCGGACCTTTTCGTCCGCGATCGAGTACTTCGTCTGACACGAGTCGCAAATGATCTTCATCGGGCGTCGTCCCTCGCGTAGGCCGCCATCGCGCCCCGCCGCGGCAATCGGCCAAAATGAGCCGGTAGATTATAGGAATCGCTCATGATCTGCGCAACGCTGCGCGCCGGTTGGTCACGGAGTCGACACCGGAGCGCCGGACGTCGTTGGCGTTTTGTCGCCCGCGGGCGAGCCCGAATCGCCGGCGCAGGACGTTCGGAGCGCCAAAAACCCGAACGCGACGCCGAACGCGAGCAAGATCGCGACGGCGACCCACAGCGGCTGCCGCAGCATGCCCGTACCCTACACAACCGCGGCCGGATGCGATACCGGCGGCGCGCCGGATCCCGCCGGCCGGCGCGCGGTGGAATGCGGGATCGGGGCCACCGCGCCCGATCAGAACGCGTCGCGCAGGGTGAACGTGTCGTGGCGGTCCGGGCCCACCGATACGAGGTAGACGTCCACCCCGACCCGTTGCGCAACCGCCGCCACGTAGGCGCGCGCGGCGGCCGGCAGGTCGTCGTACGAGCCGACCCCGCGCGTCGCGCCGGTCCAGCCTGCAAAGCGTTCGTAGCGCGGCGTCACTCGCGCCAAGTCCTCCGCATCACTGGGAAACTCATCCAGCTCGCGCCCGTCGAGTTCGTAGGCGACGCACACCGGCACCTCCGGCAACCCGCACAACACGTCCAGCTTGGTGAGCGCGATGCCGTCCATGCCGTTGATGCGCACGGCGTGGCGCAGCGCCGGAATGTCGAGCCAGCCGCACCGCCGCGGCCGGCCGGTGGTCGCGCCGTACTCACCGCCGGCCTGGCGCAACGCGGCGCCGGCCTCGTCGTCGAGTTCGGTCGGGAACGGCCCGCCGCCGACGCGGGTGGTGTACGCCTTGGCGATCCCGACGACCCGGTCGATGCGGGTCGGCCCGATGCCCGCGCCGGCCGCCGCTCCCGCGGCCGTCGTGGTCGACGACGTCACGTACGGATACGTACCGTGGTCGAGGTCGAGCAGCGCGCCCTGCGCCCCCTCGAACAGCACGTTGCGCCCGTCCGCGAGCGCCCGGTCGACGAACGCGCCGGCGACGCCGACGTAGCGGGAGATCGACTCGCCGAGCGCGAGCGCCTCGTCCACGACCGCGTCGATGTCGGGCGCCGGCTCGCCGTAGTGGGCGAGCAGCGGCCGAAGTTCGTCGAGGTTTTGCTCGACGAGCGCGCGCAGCTTCGCCGGTCGCGCGAGATCGCCGACGCGCACGCCGCGGCGCGCCGCCTTCGCCTCGTACGCCGGACCGATCCCGCGCAAGGTCGTACCGATCGCGCCGCCTCGGCGCTCGCGCGCCGCCTCGAGACGCTTGTGGTACGGCAAGATGACGTGGGCGCGATCGGCGATGAGCAGCTCGTCGCCCGCCAACAACCCGCGCGCCTTGCACTCGGCGATCTCGTCGACCAGCGTGTTCAGATCGATCACCATTCCGTCGCCGAGCACGCAATGCGTCCCGGCGTGCAGTACGCCCGACGGGATCAGGTGTGTGATCAACTGCTGGCCGCCGATGACGAGCGTGTGCCCCGCGTTGGCGCCGCCGCCGTAGCGCACCACGACGTCGGCCGACTCCGCGTACAGGTCGACGACCTTGCCCTTGCCTTCGTCGCCCCACTGGGCGCCCACGACCACCAACGACGGCATCAGACGCCCTCCCGTGCAAACCCGAGCGCCTCGACCAACGCGTCGATCCGGCCTGCCGCCGCGGCGCGCACCTGCGCGGCCGACAATGTGCACGCCGCGCGGCTGGCCCCCGCCCGCACCACCGCCGCGCCGCCGCGCGCGTCGACGGCCACCGCAGCGGCCGCACCGATCCGCGCCGCGTAGGCGGCGAGCGCGGCGACGGGCCCGCCGGCGCCCACGTCCACCGCCGCGCGCACGCCCCGCGCGCGCAGCGCGGCCGCCACGCGCAGCGCGACCGTGCGCCGCGCCACCGGCGCCGCGATCGCAACGACCGGCGGCCCCGGCGGCGGAGCGAGCCCGGCCGCGCGCTCCGTGTCGGCGATCGCTTCGACGTCGACCGCAAATCCGGTCGCCGGTGCGCGGTGGCCGTAGGCGGCGAGCAGTTCGTCGTAGCGGCCGCCGCGCAGCACGGCGTCGCCGACGCCATCGGCATACCCGGAAAACCGCAGGCCCGTGTAGTAGTCGAATCCGCGCACGTCGCCGAGGTCGACGGTCACGCGGCGGTGCAGGTCACCGTCCATGCGATCTCGCGCCAGGTCCAGCACGCGCTCGATGGTAGCAAGCGCGCGACGCACTGCGGCCGGCGCGGGCAGCTTCCGCGCCGCCGCGAGCACCTCCTCCGGCGCCCCGTACAGGCGCGGCAACGCGGCGACGAACGCGCGGCGGGCCGCCGGCAGGCCCCGCGCGGCGTCCTCGACGCCGCGGCGATCTTTTTTGGCGAGCGCACTCACGAGGGCGGCGTGGCGGTCGGGATCGCGAACCCCGTCGAGCGCCGCGCGCGCGATCGCCGCGTGCCCGATGTCGAGGCGAACGTCGTCCACGCGCATCGATGCGAGCGCGGCCGCCGCGACGCCGAGCACCTCGGCATCCCCCTCCGGCGAGGGCACGCCGATCAGCTCGACGCCGGCCTGCAGTAGCTCGCGCTGACCGCGCGGCCCGGCCTCGAGCCGGGTCACCGCCCCCTCGTAACACAGCCGGATCGGCCCGCCGACGTCGCGCATGCGGGTGGCCACCATGCGCGCGACCTGCGGCGTGATATCGGGGCGCAACGCGACCACCTCGCCCGTCTGCGGCTCGACGAACCGGACGGCGGCGCGGCGCGCATCGCCGCCGAGGCCGCGTTCGAGCACATCCGCGTACTCGAACGCGGGCGCAATGATACGCGCATACCCCCACGCCTCGAACGCGCCCAGCAGTCGCTCGATGATCGCGCGGCGGCGCGCGGCGGCGCGCGGCAGATAATCGCGCACGCCGGCCGGCAGGCGAATGGCCCCGCCCACGGTCACAGGTCGACGACCATCGCGTCGATCACCTCGGGCAGCGCGGCGACCGCCGCGACGAGTTCGCGGTCGACCGAGGCGTCCACGTTCCACAGAGCGATCGCAACCCCCGACGGGCGATGCAGTCCCACGTGGAGGCTATTGACGTTGATCGACCGGTCGCCGAGCAGAGTCCCGACCTTGCCGATCACGCCCGGCCGGTCGTGGTTGCGCACGACCAACAAGCGGCCGCGCGGCTTGGTCTCGACGAGAAAGTCGTCGATCTGCACGATCCGCGGCGCGACCTTGCCGCCGATATGGTAGAGCGTGCCCTTGACGTAGTGCTGGCGGTCGCCGGCGCGTGCGGTGAGCGCGACCGCCGCCGCGTAGTCGACGCCCTTGCGCTGGGCGACCTCGCGCACGCCAAGGCCGCGTTCGGCCGCGATCAGCGGCGCGTTGACTTCATTGACCGGGACGTCCAAAAACGTGCCCAGCAGCCCGACCAGCGCGGCGTTCGCACACGCCTTCGCGCCGGTATCGGCCAGCTCCCCGAGGACCTCGACGGTGAGTTCGTCGATCGCGCGGCCGTCGCCGTGCGCGAGTTGGCCGACGAGCCGGCCCATCTGGCGAGCCAGATCGAGCCAGGGCGCGAGCGCCTCGCGCAGTTCGACCGGCACCGGCGTCATGTTCACCGCGTTGCGCACTTCGCCTCGCTCCGCGAACGCGACGACCTGTTCGGCAATCTCGGCGGCGACCTTCTCCTGCGCCTCGTCGGTCGACGCGCCCAGGTGCGGAGTGCAGACCACCCGCTCGTGCCGCCGCAACGGATGGTCCGGTGGCGGCGGCTCGGTCTCGAATACGTCGAGCGCCGCACCGCCCACGTGCCCCCGTTCGAGGGCGTCGACGAGCGCGGCCTCGTCGACGATACCGCCGCGCGCTGCGTTGACGATCAGCACACCGGGCTTCATCCGAGCGAGCGCTTCAGCCCCGATCAGCCCGCGCGTTGCGGCGGTCAACGGCGTGTGCACGGTGACGAAATCCGCGCGCGCGCACAGCGTGTCGAAGTCGACCAGTTCGACGCCGAGCCGCGCGGCCGCGTCAGCGGATAGAAACGGATCGCAGCCGATGACGGTCATGTGCAATCCGCGCGCGCGGTCGGCCACGATGCGGCCGATGTTGCCGAGTCCGATCACACCCAACGTCTTGCCACACAGCTCGCGGCCGTTGAACCGCTTCTTCTCCCACTTGCCGGCGCGCATCGACGCGGCCGCCTGGGGAATATGGCGCGCGAGTGCCATCAGCAAGCAAAGCGCGTGCTCCGCGGTCGTGACCGCGTTGCCGCCGGGCGTGTTCTCCACCAGGATGCCGCGACGCGACGCCGCCGCGACGTCGATGTTGTCGACGCCGATGCCGGCGCGCCCGATCAACTTGAGCCGCGCGCCGGCGTCGATGACCTCCCGAGTCACCTGGGTGCGCGACCGGACGATCAGCGCGTCGTAGTCAGCGATCGCGGTGACGAGATCGGCGGCGGTGATGTCGTCGCGCACGTCGACGGCGACGCGCGGGGACGCGCGCAGCAACTCGGCGGCGCGCGGCGACATCGGATCGGCGATCAGGACGCGAAACGGTTCGGGCACGGTAGACTCCTCAGCGGTTCACAGCGGGGACGGCACATCGACGAACTCCGCGTCGATGCCGGGGAACTGGGCGGCGAGTGCATCGGCGAGGCGAATCGCGCCGTACACTTCGGTGCGATGATGGCCGGCACCGACGAGCGTAATCTGCAGTTCGCGCGCGAGGGACGCGGACCGCTCGGCCAGCTCTCCCGTGACGAACAGGTCGCACCCCGCGGCGGCCGCCGACTCGAGTAGATCCGACGCGGCGCCGGTGCAAACGCCCACCGTACGAACCGCACCCGGCCCGTATGGGAGCACGAACGCCGGCGGCGCTCCGTCGAGCACGACGCGCGCGATCCGTTCGATCGCCTCGTCGCGCGACACCGGCGTGGGCCACGCGCCAGCCACGCCCAGCGCGTGGCCGCGCACGTCGCCGAACGCGCGCCGGTCCGGCCCCAGGCCGAGGGCATCGCACAACCCGGCGTTGTTGCCGAGGGTCGGATGGGCGTCCAGCGGCAGGTGGTAGGCGGCCAGCGACACCGCGTTTTCGAGCAACATGCGCAACCGAACCGCCGTCGGCCCGACGACCCGGGGAATCCCCGCGCCCCAGATCAGCCCGTGGTGGACGACGATCAGATCCGCGTTGCGCGCGATCGCGCGCTCGAACAGTTCGGCGTGGGCGCTCACCCCCGTGACGACGACGTCCACTTCCGGCGCGCCCTCGACCTGCAGGCCGTTCGGCCCGTAGTCGCGAAACCGGTCGATCTCGAGCACCTCGTCGAGGAAGGCGACCACGTCCCGCAATCGCACCGTCATTGCAACGCCACCATGTTCCGCCGGGGTAACAGAAAGCAACGCGGCGTGTCAACGACGGCCGCCGCCGCGCGCACCGAGCCGCCCTCAGCGCGCGGGCCGCGGGCGCACCGGCGCCGCCTCCGCGAACGCACGCATCGTCGCCGTCTCGTCGAACGCATGCTGGAAGCCGGTGGCGGTGCGAAACCGGGTCGCGTCGATGACGACCGGATACTTCAGATGGCTCAAGGCGCCGCGCGGCAGCACCGGCAGGCCGAAGCGGCCGATCGCAAACCGAAACAGCGGCTCCGGAATTGGCACGGCACGGCGCCCGGTCTGGCGGATGAGCAGCGACAGCGGCACCGGCTGTGGACCGGCGACGTTGTAGACACCGCGCGGCGCGCGCGACAGCGCGAGCGCGATCGCATCCGCGACGTCGAACTCGTGCATGAACTGAAACAGCGGATCGTAGCCGACGATGACCGGCACGCGCGGGCCGCGCAAGAACGTCGCCAGTGTCCCGTGCAGCGACGGCCCGAGTGTGTAGCAGCACCGAAGTACCACCGTATCGAGTTCGGGATAGCGCCACAGCGCCGACCCTGCGTACAGATCCGCGGCCACGAGATCGGCCAGTTCCGGGAAGGTCGTCACCGCCATCGGCGGGTCTTCCTCGCGGTGATACATCGGCGAGTCCGACGCCGCTCCGTAGTACGTGTGCCGGCCCACGAAGATGCAGCGCCGAGCGCCGTAGGTGTGGCAGTGATCGAACACCGCGCGCGTGCCGTACAAGTTGATCCGAAACCGGTCGGCGGTGCGTTCGACGAGGTGCGTCACGGTGGCCATGTGGATGACCGTCTCCGGGCGAAACCGGCGAAACACATCCTCAGCCGTCCGCTTGCGGATGTCCGCCTCGTGTACCTGCACGCCGTCGGGCGCGTCGGGCCACGGGCGCCGGTCGATGCCCCACACGGTATGGCCCGCATCGACCAGGCGTCGGGCGACCAGGCGGCCGAGCTTTCCCGAGATGCCGGGGATCAACACCTTCATCGCCGCTTTTCCTCTCCGGCCGCCAACAGCTCGGCGATACGCTGTTTGACGCGGTCGACGTATTGCTCGATCACGCGGTCCTCCTCGCTGCCGTCACCGTCGAACGTCATCGGCTCGCCGTACACGATGTCGAGGCGCACCTTGGGCAGCGGCAGCGGTACGACGTACGGCGTGAGCGGAATGTAGGGCGCGCCGAGCGCGCGGCCGAGGCGCTCGAGGTTTACGATCGTCGGGATGGCGTCGCCCCCGCCGAGAAACGCAAAAGGCACGATCGGCGCGCGCGTCTGCAGTGCGAGGCGGACGAACCCGGTGCCGAACCGCACGAGCGTGTGCTGCTGCCACGCGAGCTTCGCGGTGCCGCGCGCGCCTTCGGGGAACACGAGGAGCAGCCGCTCGTCCTCGAGCAACTGGACCGCGTGGTCCGGCAACCCGGTGAGTTGCCCGCACTTGACCGTCCAATCGGCCAAAAACGGCCAGCGCGCGAGAAAATACTCGGCCATCCCCTGGGCGAGCCGCGGCGGCTCGAGTTCGAGAAACACCGACGCGAGCACCATGGCTCCGTCGAGCGCGACGCCCCCGGAATGATTGCCGACGAGCATCGCGCGGCCCCGCGCCGGCACGTGGTGGATGTCGTGGACGTGAACGCGAAAGTAGTGCCGGTACAACCACGAAAGCAGCGACAAGAACCGCGTGAGGTCGCGGCGCGACGCGCCGAATCGGTCGTAGCCATGGCGGTTGAATCCGATCTCGAGCCGGTGGACGCGCGCCTCGATCTCCGGGTCGCGCCACAGCGAACGAATCGCGCGGAGCATCGCGTGCGTCTCTCCCGATGGCGGCCGCAGTTATGCGGCGCCGCCCCCTTCGTCGCGCCGCCGCGCGAGTTCGAGCAGCAGCGCCCACGTCTTGGTCGCCACGCGGTCGTCTCGGTCGACGGCACCGGCGCGAAATGCAAACTCGGCTGCCGGCCACTGGACGATCTCGAGCAGCGCGTCGATGGGCGCCGTGGCCGGCGAGGGTGCGGCGCTTCCGAGCGCCAAGGCGACGTCGACCACGCGGCCGTCGCGCAGGTAGACCTCGCCCGTGCCCGCGTCGCTGCGCACGCGCAGCACCCCCGAAAGGCGCTCGGACTCCGCGAGCGAAAGGATGCTGGCGAGCGCCACCTTGTCGGTGCGCCCGCGCATGTCGGCACGCGCGTCGCCGTCGCGCTGGTACGACTCGGGGTGAATGCTCTCGTCGATCAATACCGCGATGGCGTCCTCGATCGTCGCCGGCGACTCGTCCGGATCCGGGCGAAAACGAATGTCGACTCGGTGCAGGTCGGCGCCCGCGCCGACCGGCCGCGAATCGACCACCTTGCCGGTGAACGCGAACTCCCGCTGCGAGCGCGGCGACCGAACGACGCACTCGATCGCCTCGCCGGGCGGCACCGGCCACGCGGTCTCCAGCGACAGCGTGTCCACGCCGACGACGTACACGGTCGCGTCGTGCCGGGCGCCCTCGTTCGCCCGGCCGACCTGCGCGTCGAACGCATTGCGCACCTGAAACATGCGGCCGCTGTCCAGTTCGTCCTCGGCCGCCGCGCGCACCAGCTCGGCGACGCGCGCCCGCGTGTCGTCGTCGGTGAACAAAAACTCGAATGCGACCCCGACGACCGTCGTTCCACGGCTGAGATCCTCGACCAGCACGCGGCGAACGACGCGGCCGAGCACTTCGATACGCTCCTCCGACCCCGGCACGAGGATCTGCAGCACTTCGATCGTGCCGCAGCCGCCGGCGGCGGCGTCGCCCTCGACGTAGACGCCGGTGCTGCTGATGTCCCCGCGCCGCAACCGCGGCTCGCGGTCGACGCCCGAGATGCGCAACGCGAGGCTCGCCGAGA
This window encodes:
- the hisZ gene encoding ATP phosphoribosyltransferase regulatory subunit, whose protein sequence is MERGRLGRPRTRRGGRRAARGDRRDGRRPVTVGGAIRLPAGVRDYLPRAAARRRAIIERLLGAFEAWGYARIIAPAFEYADVLERGLGGDARRAAVRFVEPQTGEVVALRPDITPQVARMVATRMRDVGGPIRLCYEGAVTRLEAGPRGQRELLQAGVELIGVPSPEGDAEVLGVAAAALASMRVDDVRLDIGHAAIARAALDGVRDPDRHAALVSALAKKDRRGVEDAARGLPAARRAFVAALPRLYGAPEEVLAAARKLPAPAAVRRALATIERVLDLARDRMDGDLHRRVTVDLGDVRGFDYYTGLRFSGYADGVGDAVLRGGRYDELLAAYGHRAPATGFAVDVEAIADTERAAGLAPPPGPPVVAIAAPVARRTVALRVAAALRARGVRAAVDVGAGGPVAALAAYAARIGAAAAVAVDARGGAAVVRAGASRAACTLSAAQVRAAAAGRIDALVEALGFAREGV
- a CDS encoding Nif3-like dinuclear metal center hexameric protein, which translates into the protein MTVRLRDVVAFLDEVLEIDRFRDYGPNGLQVEGAPEVDVVVTGVSAHAELFERAIARNADLIVVHHGLIWGAGIPRVVGPTAVRLRMLLENAVSLAAYHLPLDAHPTLGNNAGLCDALGLGPDRRAFGDVRGHALGVAGAWPTPVSRDEAIERIARVVLDGAPPAFVLPYGPGAVRTVGVCTGAASDLLESAAAAGCDLFVTGELAERSASLARELQITLVGAGHHRTEVYGAIRLADALAAQFPGIDAEFVDVPSPL
- a CDS encoding adenylosuccinate synthase, which produces MPSLVVVGAQWGDEGKGKVVDLYAESADVVVRYGGGANAGHTLVIGGQQLITHLIPSGVLHAGTHCVLGDGMVIDLNTLVDEIAECKARGLLAGDELLIADRAHVILPYHKRLEAARERRGGAIGTTLRGIGPAYEAKAARRGVRVGDLARPAKLRALVEQNLDELRPLLAHYGEPAPDIDAVVDEALALGESISRYVGVAGAFVDRALADGRNVLFEGAQGALLDLDHGTYPYVTSSTTTAAGAAAGAGIGPTRIDRVVGIAKAYTTRVGGGPFPTELDDEAGAALRQAGGEYGATTGRPRRCGWLDIPALRHAVRINGMDGIALTKLDVLCGLPEVPVCVAYELDGRELDEFPSDAEDLARVTPRYERFAGWTGATRGVGSYDDLPAAARAYVAAVAQRVGVDVYLVSVGPDRHDTFTLRDAF
- a CDS encoding DUF4339 domain-containing protein gives rise to the protein MKIICDSCQTKYSIADEKVRGKVFKIKCKKCSHIIVVRGAAEPAPVDDKETQVFDYSGYDSPSEAAAAMAAAASGGAVWHVVIDQEQVGPLTRDEVLERLERGEVTADSYIWREGFGDWQRLAAVEEFAGVVGAGTMAASGEVSSGAAAVAGLHDDGHPPPDPEVAGMFGIGGGYDEPAAAGDPGDLFSAAAAPSAAEPDYADAGGGLFGGDGAAADAGGGLFGGAEPAAEPAPVGPTSLTGQRNENSVLFSLSNLASLAADAPKAGPAPAASGGAQPGYAQSGGQEGSGLIDIRSMAQVYLGEKQAAGSAGPSAAASAPDDLPVFNTGGFEGGAAVLLPTATPAGNNKLLYALIGLIGVLAIVAVVLVLVILKSGDKPGADTAQLAAAAAASDKVGGGATPAGGARATASDQDDGEPAKAGGEGGDSEPKPAATGDEGAKGDDDDDGAPAAG
- a CDS encoding acyltransferase family protein — its product is MLRAIRSLWRDPEIEARVHRLEIGFNRHGYDRFGASRRDLTRFLSLLSWLYRHYFRVHVHDIHHVPARGRAMLVGNHSGGVALDGAMVLASVFLELEPPRLAQGMAEYFLARWPFLADWTVKCGQLTGLPDHAVQLLEDERLLLVFPEGARGTAKLAWQQHTLVRFGTGFVRLALQTRAPIVPFAFLGGGDAIPTIVNLERLGRALGAPYIPLTPYVVPLPLPKVRLDIVYGEPMTFDGDGSEEDRVIEQYVDRVKQRIAELLAAGEEKRR
- a CDS encoding DUF4388 domain-containing protein translates to MSRQGRERRRGARISASLALRISGVDREPRLRRGDISSTGVYVEGDAAAGGCGTIEVLQILVPGSEERIEVLGRVVRRVLVEDLSRGTTVVGVAFEFLFTDDDTRARVAELVRAAAEDELDSGRMFQVRNAFDAQVGRANEGARHDATVYVVGVDTLSLETAWPVPPGEAIECVVRSPRSQREFAFTGKVVDSRPVGAGADLHRVDIRFRPDPDESPATIEDAIAVLIDESIHPESYQRDGDARADMRGRTDKVALASILSLAESERLSGVLRVRSDAGTGEVYLRDGRVVDVALALGSAAPSPATAPIDALLEIVQWPAAEFAFRAGAVDRDDRVATKTWALLLELARRRDEGGGAA
- a CDS encoding phosphoglycerate dehydrogenase — encoded protein: MSPRAAELLRASPRVAVDVRDDITAADLVTAIADYDALIVRSRTQVTREVIDAGARLKLIGRAGIGVDNIDVAAASRRGILVENTPGGNAVTTAEHALCLLMALARHIPQAAASMRAGKWEKKRFNGRELCGKTLGVIGLGNIGRIVADRARGLHMTVIGCDPFLSADAAARLGVELVDFDTLCARADFVTVHTPLTAATRGLIGAEALARMKPGVLIVNAARGGIVDEAALVDALERGHVGGAALDVFETEPPPPDHPLRRHERVVCTPHLGASTDEAQEKVAAEIAEQVVAFAERGEVRNAVNMTPVPVELREALAPWLDLARQMGRLVGQLAHGDGRAIDELTVEVLGELADTGAKACANAALVGLLGTFLDVPVNEVNAPLIAAERGLGVREVAQRKGVDYAAAVALTARAGDRQHYVKGTLYHIGGKVAPRIVQIDDFLVETKPRGRLLVVRNHDRPGVIGKVGTLLGDRSINVNSLHVGLHRPSGVAIALWNVDASVDRELVAAVAALPEVIDAMVVDL
- a CDS encoding SDR family oxidoreductase, whose translation is MKVLIPGISGKLGRLVARRLVDAGHTVWGIDRRPWPDAPDGVQVHEADIRKRTAEDVFRRFRPETVIHMATVTHLVERTADRFRINLYGTRAVFDHCHTYGARRCIFVGRHTYYGAASDSPMYHREEDPPMAVTTFPELADLVAADLYAGSALWRYPELDTVVLRCCYTLGPSLHGTLATFLRGPRVPVIVGYDPLFQFMHEFDVADAIALALSRAPRGVYNVAGPQPVPLSLLIRQTGRRAVPIPEPLFRFAIGRFGLPVLPRGALSHLKYPVVIDATRFRTATGFQHAFDETATMRAFAEAAPVRPRPAR